The sequence below is a genomic window from Flagellimonas marinaquae.
GTATCTTATAAATGTAATCTTAAACTTCATCGCCATGGGTCTCATCAAAGATTGCAATAAGTGGGCTAATGCGCACACCTACCTTGTGTTGGATTTGGTACGAATCCTACTGGGTGTTATACTTTTCGTCAAGGGCATCGAGTTTATGTCCAACCATGTTGAAATGGAGGAAATGGGACGCCCTTTTCAAGACGTCCCGGGTGGCATGATCATTCTACATTATATTGTACCTGCCCATTTTGTTGGTGGTATTTTAATCGTGGTCGGTTTACTTACCCGATGGGCCGCCATTGCCCAACTCCCGATTATCTTCGGGGCCATACTCACTAATTTTTTGGGCACAATGGATATGAACAATCTTATCCTTTCCATTGTTGTTTTGGTTTTGTGCCTCTTTTTTATTGTGTATGGATCGGGCAGGCACTCGGTAGACTATTACCTTAAAATGCAGCAATAGGTTATAGGTTGTCCAACTGATTACTTTTACGATCCTTACTGATGGTCCAGAAAAAGCCAACAAAGAAAAAACTGTCTGCCGGCGGCGTAATCGCCCTTCGATTGTACACCCCATCCATATTTGGGGTATTCGCATATTGATAATTACTAATATTATTGATACCCAATAAATTGCTTACAGAAAAATACAAAATCTTCTGTTGGTCGATAAGGTAGGCCCAGTTAAAGCTCAAATTATTATAAGATCTTGTCTTTTCTTGTAAAAAGCCTGGTGTATTAGGGTTGTTATATGGCCTCCCGGAACCATAGGAATAAGAAAGACCGACCTGGGACCTTAATTTATCCACCCAGTACTTGGTAACCAAGGAAAAATTATGCTTTGGTGCGAAGTTGGGCGTTGCCCTTTCTGGAAAATTTCTATAATCGCGTTCTGTATCCAAGTAAGAGTAAGAAGCCCAGTAATCCAAATTTTCTATGCTCTTGCTATCCCTCCAAAAAACATCGACTCCCTGGGCATAACCATTTCCTGTATTGGAGTAATTGGAATTGAACTGTGGGAGGTTGGTATCAAACTTCACCAATTGATCATAGTCCTTGTAATAAAGCTCGGTCCTAAAGGTTTTTCCATTTTTAATATATTGATAGTTAAGTATATAATGTGTGGCCTTCTCCATTTGAACATTTTGGTCGAATTTGACCACTTCTGTGAGCGGTCGTTGATAAAAATCGCCATATGCCAAAGAAAACTGCCCATCCTTGCCCGGTTTATAGGCCAAGGAAATTCTAGGAGAAAGATTAAACTCGTCCAAAAGAGAACTTTGCGTGGCCCGCAATCCCAATTTCATGGCAAATTTGTTGCTCAAAAAAATATCGGATTCGGCAAAGGCGGCCCAGAGTCCATCATTATAACCACTAAAAAATGAATCGTTGTTTAGATCAGTGTACGTTTCATTATAATTGGTATTGAAATATTCCGCACCAAAACTCAAATCATATCGATTACTAAAATTTTTACGCGCCTTAAATTTTATGTGGGAAGAGGTTTCCTTGCTATCTACCCTATCGGCTTCAATTCCGATGTCGTTCGTATCCCATGCGATCGAGGCACCAGAAGTCAGGCTCCAATCGTTCTTAAAATAATACTTGTAAGATGCGTTAAAATATAGGTTGTTGTTTTTTAAACTAAACCGTACAAAATCATCAAAATTGATATCCTCTTGTTCAATATCCAAATTGGCATGGTTAAAGCCAGTGTAAAGTTTAAACATACTCTTCTCCCCTTTGCTCCTGAACACTCCTTCGCCGGCTATGGATTCGTAGGGACTTTTCCAGTTTACACCCTGTGTGGAGGGAATCAATGCTTCGTACGGGGCAAGGTTTACGTAAGAGGTGTTTATGCTCAACGATTGATCGCCCCAAATCTCGGTATGGCCCAGTCCGCCCCCCACGGACATAATGGAAATATCCGTTTTCTCTTGCAATGGAACATCAGTAGTGTTCAACAAAAGTACACTGGAAAGTGCTTGTCCATACTCAGCTGAATACCCTCCTGTACTAAACGATATGCCCTTAAAGAGGAATGGTGAAAACCTGCCTCGAGTGGGTGTATTGTTGGCTGTGGCGTTGAAAGGTTGAAATACGCGAAGTCCATCAATAAATACTTGTGTTTCGTTCGCGGTACCACCTCTCACGAACAAACGCCCATCTTCATTTACTGTTGTAGTTCCCGGCAAGGTTTGCAATGCCGCCACAAAATCACCTGCCGCGCCAGCAGTGGTTACAATATCCAACGGTTTGAGCACCGATACCTTGGAATTGTCGCCCGCTTCAAAAGTCCCTGCTGTTAAGGTTACACCGGACAAGGAGTTGACAGATTCCACCAATGTAATGTTGATCTCTTTAAAAAAAGAAACATCTCCCGCCTCGTAATGGGGCTCGTAGGACAACATGGATATCACCAAGGTCTGCAGACCTTCCTCTGTTGTTTCAAAACTGAAATTGCCGTTTGCATCGGAGGAAGCCCCATCGTAGGTACCTTCCAAATAAATGTTGGCTCCTTCAATCGGATTTTTTTTGGCATCGGTCACCTTTCCGCTGATGGTCTGTTGGGCAAAAACTGCTCCCGTGCAAAATAAAATGGTAAATAGATTGATGATAAATTTCATGTCTGTTCGTTTTGATTGATGCCACAAAATTGCGCATCGACCCTCGACCACCACAAAACAAAATACCCAACTGTGGATTTT
It includes:
- a CDS encoding DoxX family protein, yielding MGLIKDCNKWANAHTYLVLDLVRILLGVILFVKGIEFMSNHVEMEEMGRPFQDVPGGMIILHYIVPAHFVGGILIVVGLLTRWAAIAQLPIIFGAILTNFLGTMDMNNLILSIVVLVLCLFFIVYGSGRHSVDYYLKMQQ
- a CDS encoding TonB-dependent receptor; its protein translation is MKFIINLFTILFCTGAVFAQQTISGKVTDAKKNPIEGANIYLEGTYDGASSDANGNFSFETTEEGLQTLVISMLSYEPHYEAGDVSFFKEINITLVESVNSLSGVTLTAGTFEAGDNSKVSVLKPLDIVTTAGAAGDFVAALQTLPGTTTVNEDGRLFVRGGTANETQVFIDGLRVFQPFNATANNTPTRGRFSPFLFKGISFSTGGYSAEYGQALSSVLLLNTTDVPLQEKTDISIMSVGGGLGHTEIWGDQSLSINTSYVNLAPYEALIPSTQGVNWKSPYESIAGEGVFRSKGEKSMFKLYTGFNHANLDIEQEDINFDDFVRFSLKNNNLYFNASYKYYFKNDWSLTSGASIAWDTNDIGIEADRVDSKETSSHIKFKARKNFSNRYDLSFGAEYFNTNYNETYTDLNNDSFFSGYNDGLWAAFAESDIFLSNKFAMKLGLRATQSSLLDEFNLSPRISLAYKPGKDGQFSLAYGDFYQRPLTEVVKFDQNVQMEKATHYILNYQYIKNGKTFRTELYYKDYDQLVKFDTNLPQFNSNYSNTGNGYAQGVDVFWRDSKSIENLDYWASYSYLDTERDYRNFPERATPNFAPKHNFSLVTKYWVDKLRSQVGLSYSYGSGRPYNNPNTPGFLQEKTRSYNNLSFNWAYLIDQQKILYFSVSNLLGINNISNYQYANTPNMDGVYNRRAITPPADSFFFVGFFWTISKDRKSNQLDNL